tctccacctcccaaatcctgggattatagtTACATTTCATCACACCTGGGAATTTCTAGTATTTCAAATACTCTTTAAACATAGGCATAAACCTGGTAATGAGGTTGTTTTAAATTGATTGGATAggtaatttaattaaataattcaaaattaactactcaaatgaattttttttttacctttttcgTGACAggaccaaaaacaaaataaacaaaaagcaaggtaactgattgctgagattaaaggcatgaacacCATACctatatttattcctttttttttttttttcatttttcgagacagggtttctctgtattgttttggaggctgtcctggaactcactctgtagaccaggctggcctcgaactcacagagatctgtctgcctctgcctcccgaatgctgggactaaaggcgtgcaccaccaactcccggctatTTTCTTACTTCTAAGGCACAAATTGCCTTCctgtcaatttctttttttaattatatttatttgtttttagtgaTACTGGgtgggcatgtggaggtcagaggaaaatttgttttgttttgggttctacaagacagggtttctctgtggcttttggaggctgtcctggaactagctcttatagaccaggctggtctcgaactcacagagatccacctgcctctgcctcccgagtgctgagattaaaggcgtgagccaccactgcccagcaagaggAAAATTTGTGAGCGTTAGTTATCTCCTTCCATTGTATcatgaggatcaaactcagattatcaagtttggtggtaagtgcctttacccactgtgccatcttgccagccctaatGGCATAAATTTCTTGAttgcctcttttgtttgtttgtttttgtttttgttttttgagacagggtttctctgtgtagctttggagcctgtcctggaactcactctgtagaccagactggccttgaactcacagatatctaactgcctctgcctcccgagtgctaggattaaaggtgcggGCCACCAAAGCTTGGCTTTTGGTCGCCTTTTTAGAGATACTGTATGCCTAAAACaaactctgtgtttgtgtgtgtgtggggggtgttacTGGGATCACACCCAGGATCTTAGTATACTAAACTCTGAGCCAACACGTTCAgccttatacatacatacatatttttgctCAAATGCATACTTTTCTGCaaatctttttccttccttctctatgtCTTAGAATTAAGTCAAATAAGCCAGTACATGAAGAACTTCTGCAGTTTTATGTCCATCAGGTACTTCACTCCACTAGGCCCCACTGGGCTTTCTGCTATTTATGCTCTGCTCTCACAGAGTGTTACAGTCAATAACCTTAGACCTGTCATTTTACACATATGAGTGGACCTGCAGAATTGGTTTCCAGATAGAGACTGAAAGGGATAGCTGCATTTATGATTTCAATGAAGGATATCAAACAAATAGCCTTGGGGTCGGATGAATTTGCACTTGAGCAGTGTAGGGATCCTGATATACTGATCGGATCCTGGCTGGTGACCGAGGAGCACATGATGCTTGCCTCCACTCTGTCCCTCAGTGGACCTGAATAGGCTGCACTGAATTGGCTGGCCCCTGGAGGCCAAGGCTTGGAAACAGGAAAGCACCAGCTTCTGATCTTGACAGAGGAGTGATTTAGGTAGAGTCTAGGTTTCACTAAAGCTTAGGAGCAACCTTCAcattgtaaattatttcacaggcttGATAGGGCAAGTAGACCAAAACCAGATGTGAACATGAAGGGGGAAGGGTGTCAGCCATAGAACTGACCCTGCTGTAGGTGGGCAAAGACCAAATCCCCTGTAGCAGTGAGGACAATGCATGGATTGTTGTCCTAAGTGGCATGCAGTAACAAATACAAACAGGCCACcacagggagaaaggagggatcTTTAGCTCATCTTACGCAAggcttcacagagagaaaaacagggtGCAGGAAGGGCTAGAGTCAGCAATCAGCACCTCATAGTGTGGTGTCAGAGGCAGCCTCAAAATTAGAACTGGAGGCCTTTTCCTTCAAGTTACAAAGAGTCAAACTTGGGCCCAAGAAGGACCTAGGACCTAGCCCATGGTCTACAATCACTTGAACCGCACATTGGGCTCATCTGTCTACTGCTCAGTTAGCCTCTGTGGGTCCTTCCATCAGGCTTGCCCTGGCTGGCAACATGGTCTGAGGGTGGATGAATGCTGCCACACCTGAATCAGTGAGAATGAGTCAGTGTGATTCCCGAGGGTTAGTGTGGTCTTCATCATTGCCATGACATTGAGAAAGCCCAAATAGAAGCACAAAataagaagagaggaaggggaaatgtgAAGATAGAGTCTGGGATTCATCTGAATGTTCTCCCTAACAGCTCCTGTCCAGATAGCTCTGCAGCTGACTGCCTTGTCAGCCTTGGTGACATTGCACCTCACTGGTCTTTCTGCCATTTCCTCCTCTGGTTGGCTGGATCTTCATTCACCTTCTAAAGAGAATTTTCCTAAGTGCTGTCTTTGCACCTTTTCCTGTCTCTTTATTCTCAACAGATTTACCCAATTCTTGGGGTCAGTGGTCCTTTGTGTGCACATGAGTCTCTGTCTCTGGATGTCatcccctccccatcctctcttcTGGACTTGAACTCTGTTTACATTGCCTACCAAAATTTCTATCTGGATACCTGTCATCAGAGTAACCATGTGTAAAAATCAAGCCTGTCTCCCCTCCCATCCCAACTTTTCTGTTCATGGCATCAGTGTTCTTTCAACCACCCAAACTGAGACCCTGAGTCATTTCTGGCACCTCCTCCTGTTCTTCCATTCCCAAATACTAGTCTTTGCCAACTTCCTTCACAACAGTCTTTGTCCTTCACATTGTCCCTGTTAATCCAAGGTTTTAGTACTCCACGTCTTGAATATTCAGTAGCTTCCTACTTGGTCTTTCTCCCTACATTACCACTCCTCCTGctccaagacacacacacactttctttcttttgctcttttttttttttttttttttgagacagggtttctctatgtagcactggctgtcctgtagCTTGCTATATAGATCTGGCcagcctcacactcagagatctgcctacctctgttcttgaatgctgggattaaaggtgtgtgccaccatgctgggtgacagttcctttcattctttcatacCTGGCCAGACAGACTTTTTAGGATGGCTCTCTTGATCTTGTCTCTTCTATTCAGAAACATTTAGGCACTATTGTTACCACAGACACTGTCCAGCTCAAGAGCCCTTTCTTGGCCCAAGCCTGGCTCATTGATTTTATCCCACATGACAAAGGAAACAGGCATGGAACTGGACTCTGGGATCAAATCTCATATATTGTGTTGCCCAGAGCAACTATTTTACCTCTCTGTGCATGAGCATCCTCTTCAAAATAACTGTATAAGAAGtgctgtaggggctggagagatggctcagcagttaagggcactgactgttcttccagaggtcctgagttcaattctcagcaaccacttggtggctcacaaccaccttgaatgagatctggtgccctctgttggcatgcaggcacaagactgtataataaataaataaataaataaataaataaaaagaagtgctGTAGTTGTGTGTAGAGCAGCTCTGAGGATAAAATGCACACAGACCAGTGCTAAACACACGAGCACAAGCACATCTGCtagtggcttttgtttgttttgttttatgttatgcctgtgtgtatacatgtgtactacttgtgtgcctggtgccagcagagaccagaagagggtgtcagagtccctggaactagggttatgagtagttgtgagctgccatgtgggtgctagaaaccaaagtCAGCTCtcctgcaagagtaacaagtattcttaacctgcttagctgtctctccagctccccagatGCTAGCTTTTGATTGTACTGCCACTGACAGGGAGTGTGCCACACATGACACGCCTCTGTATACATCGATCCTGACCATACACGTCCTGCCTTAGTttgatttctactgctgtgataaaaccatgaccaaaattaACTAGAGGAGGAAAGTTCATTTCCTCTTATACTTCAGGTATCAGTCAAGGACTGAATACCTCCCATTTCTTCCAGTGAGTACTTATTTACCGTTACATGGTGCTGCTCAGATGTCAGAGGCTTAGGGAGCCAGCTTAAGCCACACAAACACATCTTCCTGaagggttttcatttatttttatgttaaaacaGATACTTCAGACATATCACTGGATCTGGAGTCAAATATAAAATtggcagattttatttatttatttattttaggttttttgagacagattttctctgttcagcctttgctgtcctgtaactctctctgcagaccagactggcctcaaactcaagagatccacctgtctgtgcctcctaagtgctgggatcaaaggtgtgtgccaccacacctggcttaaaaaTTGGCagatttaaaaaagacaaaacttgactggacagactccaaagctacacagagaaaccctgtctcataacccccccccaaaaaaaaagacaaaacacaaaactacTGAGAATGCTCAGAGCCTCTGCATCCATCCTGCAGTGAAAGGGTTAAGAAGCAGGGAAACTGTGAATCCAAAGGCTGGGGACACATGAGGGTAAGCAGGGAACTCCagtgcagcaggaggaggaggcctTTGCACTAGAGGCTTCTGCAGGATAGTTACTGTATTCCTCTACCCCagatgctctctgcttcctgagaacCCAcacttctgtggctttggactcCTAGGTTGTCTGTGGGCAGTACTTGTATTacatgagttttttgtttgtttgtttgttttttaattgccCCCATATGTAGGCCTTATCTCATCAAGTCCATCCTAAACATCTGGAGTGCAGGTGTTTGGCTAGCCTGGTGGGGCAGCTGCGAAGGCTGGCTTTGCTGTTTGCTGACTGCAGAACATTTTccctctcagcctcagtttctttatctgtaaaacaTAGACAATACTCATCTAATGAGATTGTCCTCAGGCCTCAACTGATAACATACATGCAGTATTCAGCCCAGCAGGTGGCAGGATAAGCACTTAGCCACCCTGCCCAACAGCGCCCAGCTCTCAGTgagcatctgctcctccaggatCCCCATCCCCCACAGCACCCCTTCCCTATCCCTACTCCTGCATGTTCACAGTATATTTACCTAGAGTTTCCAGACTTCCCCCTCCTTAGCAATTACCTCACTCACACAACTGCATCATATCCTATCCTGCAGCACCACTCTTGATTATGTACACTGTGTAATTAAGCTGCTGTGCTACTCCATCtaaaacaaaggacaaaaacTGTCTCTTTGATCCCATATCCTTTCTAGCTACCACTCCAGTCTCCACTCCTTACAGTAAAGTGTTCCTCAAAAAATTGGCATGTGCTCACTTCAGCAGCACATACACTTAAATTGGAATGATAAGATGGCATGGAATTTGTGAAGCACTCCAGAGTTTTCTTCTTTATAGTCCACTGGTAGAGGCAGAACCACTTCTGCCACTATCCCTTCCCTAGCATAATAGTGATTttagccatgagccaaaataaatctttcctccctttaaaaacaaactgaaactgACAAGCTCCTGTTTCCAGTTCTCCAGGATGGCTCTTACCACTTTCCAAGGATCTCTGTGTGACTGAATCCAATAGGACCCTCTCAGATTGCATTTTGCCAGATTCTTGGGAATGCCTAAGTCTGAAATCCTCTGCCAAGACTCTGAAGCCCCCCATCCCATCTACTGTTCTGGTCTTTCTCTGGCTCTGCAGGCTACCCTCACCCCATCTCCTTTGCTTTATTCTCCCATTCTTTTGGCCTAAATGTAGGGCTGTCATCAGATCCCTCTTCTCTCTACAACCCCctccccagagacagggtttctctgtgtagccttggctgtctcagaactcactctgtagacaatgctggcctcgaactcatagagacccttctgcctctgatttctgagtcctgggattaaaggcgtgtaccatcatcatcatcatcatcatcatcatcatcatccagcACTCTATACTTTTAATATAGTGATATACTGATTGAATGGtgaggagcctatcctggcactcgctctggagaccaggctggcctccaattcacagagatccacctgcctctgcctctgcgccgggttggtggcacacacctttaatcccagcactcaggaggcagaggcaggcggatctctgtgagttcgaggccagcctagtctccagagcgagtgccaggataggctccaaagctacacagagaaaccctgtctcgaaaaacaaaaacaaacaaaaagactttttagggtctgtctatgtagccctaactgtcctatTACTCTCTacataagccaggctggcctctgtcttccaagtgctgggaatgttTTTCTTGGAGAAAGTTCTTCCTATGTTGCTAGTCTGGCTTTGAAATATCAGTCCTGAATCAGGTTCTAGAGTGTTGGGATTTCACGTgagcaccactatgcccagttcaTTCTTGTGACCTTAAATGCCATTTGAAAGTTCCCCAAAGTTATATCTCAAATCTAGACCTCTCCAGACTTCCAGATTTACCATCTCATCTGCCTACACCCCTTCTTCACTGGGATATGTTACAAACACTTCAAATGTAACATATtgactgggggtgtagctcaatcatagagcacttgcctattaTAGGCAAGACCCCAGGTTCCACCCACAGCACCCCTCTGAAGCCAAAATGTCTAAAACTCTTGGTTCCCATCCTactctcctcttcccactgtcCTCCCTATCACAGTCTTCCTTATCAACTATAAGATATCTGATCTTCCAGTCACTCAAGCCAAAACCTGTGGATTTAAACTTGGCTCCAGCCCTTAAATCCCAGTCAAGATCAGCAGACCCTAGTGGTCAGTTGTCCCCTCAAAATAATATCTGGCCACCTCTTACCAGCTCCATCTCCCCACCTTGCTCCAAATGACATCACTGTCACCTCTTTTCAGACAGGCTTCATTAGCCTGCAGAGCAGAGCTGTGTCACCACCTATCTGCTTCCCCAACTCCACAGACTGATTCCACCCACAGCTGCAGtcatattttcaaaacataaGTTCGATGATGTCATTTCTTAATGCTCTCCAGTATCTCCTCTCACTCACTGTAAAATCCAGATTTCTTATCATGGTCTACACTGTACAATGGGACTGGCCTGCTACCTGTCTGGCCCCATCCATTCCCTGCTGTCTTCCTCTTGTCCCCTGTGCTCTGAAGAGGCTGGAAATGTTCCTGTTGAAGAACCTTTCTTCTTGTCATTTCTTCTGTCTGAAACATTTACACAGGTACaagcctctccccaccccacccccttatTTCCTTCATCTCTTCTCAAATGCTGCCTCACTATAGGGTCCTTCCTGTCCAATTCCTCCAAATATCACCTGGGCATTCTCTGACCCTCTACAGACCTCTCACCCTAATTTTACTTAATGCTGAACACCATATGACATAACTGATTTCCATGTTTGTTTTGCTATATTTCAGTGGTAGTAACACCCACGGAGACCTATGGTGTCAGAACATAATAGTTGCTTACAAGCTGGGCACCTCAGACAGGCTTTTTGCTGGCTGGTCAGGGAAGGAGACTCAGAGTGCTTTTCTAAGTACCACCAGGGGACACCAGAGGCTGCTCAGCTCATGAGAAGACTGCCTTAGAAAGACAGATAGGGAAGCCAGGTGGTATAGTgacacagcctttaatcccagcactcaggaggcaggggcaggcagatctctgagttcaaggctagcctggtctacacagagagttccaggacagccagggctacacagagaaaccatgtctttgcggcgggggggggggggacagacaACACAAAAGCCTATAGctggctctcctgcctacttACCTTTTGGGAACTGCCAGCTAGAGCAGAGTCATATTAAGGGACTAAAGGTCAGGATTTCAGGCTTAATGTACTTTATTGTAAGCGTTAGTGAACTCTTTGATTCTTCTGACATCTGGCTTTGAGTCAGGCTGTGCTGGATTTACTACATCAGAGAGGGTATGGCAAGCATCTGGTGGTCATGATTAGGCCCCGGAGGTGTGGTCTCAGGAGCATCAGGAGCCTGTTGCTTGGACAGGTAAGAGGCTGAATCAGGATGACCTCCACAGTCAGCCTGCTAACTGTTTCTCCAGAGCTGAGATGAGCAGAGCAGCATCTACTGGCCATGGATTCTGTCCAGAAGTTCTTGGTGGCTAGGAGGTGTCAAGGGAAGAACAACCCGGGTGGAACCTCAGAGTGGGTAGAGATGCCAGAGGCtgtgggagacaggggaggaggaggagtgcagAGCAGAGTCAGTTCTATTCCTTGATGGATCTTCAGCAGTTCTTAACtattgtgtgtgcttctgtggctTTGATGAACCCCCAGTACTCAGATAGCCCCATGGGCCCTGTATATACTCTTGCACCACCATTAGCTCTTAGAGGTAAGGATCATTAAAGGGGTCTGTCTTGAGCCAGGCACCTAGAAGACCCTTCTTACTTGTCAGGAAGGACCCCTTAAGTCTGTGCCCATTTCTCCAAGTCAAGGAAGCCCCTATGCAGACCAGAGAGTGGCAACTCCTAGAGAAGGGCCTGGTTCCCTGAAAGCTGTCCTGACCTGAATTGGAAGCGGGGGTCTTCAGAGTGTGTCTTCAGCACCTGGTGCACCTCTAGAGGGGGCTTCAAGCCCATCTGCTCTGCCCGATGCCAGCGCTGCATCCGTGTGATACCTGCCAGGGTGGAAAGAAGACTCAGCAGGGCAGAAGAGTCCAGGCTAGAGGCCTCCACACATGCCAGTCTCAGGAGACAGTGTTAGGCAGGCACTTGGATTATTTCTGAAACACATCGATGACAGAACTGGTTCAGAGATGTGCCTGGTGGGCTGGAGGTGGGGTTCTCACCTGTGCAAGGCCCATACTGCCAGGCCAGGTCAAACTGCCTCAGCAGCTCCAGCTGTGCTTCCTCCTGGCTGAGGGACTGGGTGTCTTCTCCTGCAATAACATGCAGCTCCTCAGGCCCATCCAGGCCTTTGCCCTACCCTGGACACAGCTGTGCCACTGGCTGTATCTTCACTCATTTGCCTTTGCCATCCAGCAGCCAGACAGCTCATCAGAAGTATGAGACATactagcttctctctctctctctctctctctctctctctctctctctctctctctctctctctctctctctctctctctctctctctctctcctctcccccctcccctttctggtCCTTGCATACTTGCATACCCACTCTTTCTGCCACCCCCACATTTCAGAGACCTAGCTCTGGTGCCAGCTCCCTCTTGCTGTGCCCAGGGggcccctccctcttcttcacAACAGGGTAGGAGTCAGTGATGAACCGCTTCCGGCCCATGGCGGCCACCCAGGCAGGCGGAGCAGGAGGCAATAGCGGGAAAGAAAAGGCAGGGCAGTGGGCCTGTGAAAGACAGCTGCTGAGAGTGTGAGAGAGGGCCAGAGAGAGATGGGCCAGCGATGGACAGACAAGTTGACCCAgacaagcagagagaggaagtccCTAGGTTCCAGAGAATGACGCCTGTCTTCCGCCCCCACAAGCACGCAAACATCAGAGCCTAAGCAAATGGCAAGCGGCCTTTGTGGGGCGGGACCCTAATTTTAGCCAATGGCAGTCGTCAGagggcagggggtggggcagCTGCTGCTGCGTCCGAGTGAGGAGGGTTTAGGCGGAACCAAGGACCTGTCAAGATGCCCCAGACTTCACCACCTCCTCCGGTCCCTCATTGGTCCACTTGGGTCCCTAGGGACATATAGAGAGTTATCCTCAGCCTCTCACTTCCCGTTTTTCCTTCCTAGGCAAATGTTCTTTTCAGCCTCACTAATCCCCGTGGCCAGTTTGTAAGTCCCCTGAGCCCGGCTGGAACCTTTTACTCCTGCCGGTTGGCCCCAGAGCGTTGTGGGATCAGATCTTTAGGTCCAAAGAGAGTTTGAACTAATCCTGGCCTTTTCCCTGCTCCTACCGGCCCCAAGAGACCTGGCTGGAGAAGCCCATGGGCTCCGAAGGCTCCTTTCTCACAGTCCGCTGGCAGAGACACTGTCCACCCAGCCCAGGCATGCGGTTGCTGTGTCCACTGTCAGGCCCGACAGCCTGCCTCTGTCCACTTTGCTAGTCAGGAAGATTCCATTCCAAGCAGGATGCCAGAAGTCTAGTCCCCACTCCCtatgggttcagatccccagttcTCCCCCGCTGcccccttttggtttttgaggcaaggtttctctgtgtagccctggctgtcctggagctcactttgtagaccaggctagcctcaaactcacagaaattgccttacagagatttgcctgcctctgcctctgcctcctgagtgctgggattaaaggtgtgtgccaccactgcctggcatagatctccagttcttttttttttttttttcgagacagggtttctctgtattgctttggaggttgtcctggaactagctgttgtagaccaggttggtctcgaactcacagagatccacctgcctttgcctcccaagtgctgggattaaaggcgtgtgccaccaatgcccagcttagatCTCCAGTTCTTAACTGACAGATATGCTCTGTTTCTTAGAAATGTGTATATAACAGAAAATAACATCAATAAACCTTTCCCTTATATTGGGCTTACCATGTGCCTAGAGCTGTACTAAGCAGTTCCCACAACCTTATTCAAAATAGACATCAAAAGAGTTTTGCAAGTGGGTGTAGGTAAATTGTGATCAGGGCTCTTAGTAACAGATACTGTGTAACTAGCCTTCCTTGTGCTCCAGAAGATCCCAAGCTTGCAGGGTAGAGGGGCATCCAGTTGTCAGACCTGTACAGGaaagcagaaggagaaagaactCCTTAGAGCTAGAGGAGGATGGTGGGCATTGGGAGAAACCTCCAGGAGGTAGATTGCTGTAAACAGTGTCTCTCAATTCTGTACCCATGACCTTTGTCTTGGGGCTCCTGTCATCGCTGACTCACCCCTGCTATCACCTCCCCCTCACCAACTTCCTGGCAGCGGGTGAAAGTGCTGGCCAGTGGGAGTCTGGGAACCAGCACTGGGACTGACCCAGCACTAATCACCCTCTGGAGATCCCATCCGGTCCTTCCTTCCAGGGGTGCAAGGTCTGATGATGGCTGCTTGGAGGCCTTTGCCCTCCTTCTCTGAAGCTCTGGAGATCTGGCTTAGCAAGCACTGGGCCTCTCATGCATGTGGCAACAGGGAAGATCTCTAGAGAAGAAGAACCTATCAGTGGGGAGAAGGCTGTGTTTTCAGGAGCCTCCTCTTGCTTGGCCTTCCTCATCAACTTCTTGAGGAGGAGGGAGCTATGGTAACAGTGCAAAGACCTGTTTGCATTGTTTGGGTTGGCACAGGTCTGatcccctctcccccttctcctgtACAAATGGGGCCCACATCCAGCTAGAAGAGACCCTGCAGAGCTGGGGAAGGTAACAGGGAGAATTTTGCACCAGGAAGGGAAGGGCGCTGGTGTCAGGTCTAGTCAGGCTGAGTGTTCTATAGTGGGCTAGCTTCTAGGGTCTGGGGGACTAGGACTCCTCCCTAATACAGCCTCAGAAAGGGACTCTGGGACGGTTCCCAAAGGTAAGTGGCACCCACTTCCTGAGTCCACAAAGCCCCGAAGGAGTGGGAACCATGGGTGGGGCAGACCCCTCCTCATTCCTGGTCCCTCCCACCCCTGAAAGCTGATAGCCGTGGGGCCTGCCACCGCCCAGGGAGCGTGAAATGGGGTGTGCCGCTGGGCGGCCACAGCAGCTCCCACTGCTGCCTGGGCCTATTCCCCTCTCTCCTTTGGCAGCCCCTGACACCCTGACCTGCTCTGTGGAGGGCCATTCCTACCTGCTCCCCCTCCCAGCTCTGCTTGGCTCAGGCCCAGTTAGCCTCTCCTACACTGTCTGGAAAGATATCTCCCATGGGCTTTAGCTTCCCTCAGCCCCAGAGAGAGATCCAGAGTGTTGACCTGAGTGCAGGGACCCTAGGACTGGTCTTTTGGCCTGGGGTAAGGCAATTCTCCCAAGTAAGCATGCTCTCTTCTCCCAGTCAGCACTGGGACCGTCCTGACCTGCTAAGCATTGGGTGGTTCTCTGAGGTGTTTGGGGAACTGACTAGCCCTTGACCTGCTTTCTCTCTTTGgatgtttttctcctttcttctctaatCTTATGCTTTTCCCTTCCTACCTGAAACACTTTGCCCCACTTAAGCAGCTTCCTGGGACCATTCACCAAACTGCTGTTCAGTTCTCAGACTGGAGACCTTGTTGGTAGTCTGAGGTGGGGCTCAGCTTTGTCTTGTATGCAAAGTGTCCTTGGTCAGCACTAACCCCCAGACGCTGGTGGT
The DNA window shown above is from Cricetulus griseus strain 17A/GY chromosome 3, alternate assembly CriGri-PICRH-1.0, whole genome shotgun sequence and carries:
- the Pold4 gene encoding DNA polymerase delta subunit 4 isoform X2 yields the protein MGRKRFITDSYPVVKKREGPPGHSKRELAPELGEDTQSLSQEEAQLELLRQFDLAWQYGPCTGITRMQRWHRAEQMGLKPPLEVHQVLKTHSEDPRFQFSLWHLYPL
- the Pold4 gene encoding DNA polymerase delta subunit 4 isoform X1; the protein is MGRKRFITDSYPVVKKREGPPGHSKRELAPELGEDTQSLSQEEAQLELLRQFDLAWQYGPCTGITRMQRWHRAEQMGLKPPLEVHQVLKTHSEDPRFQFSHQELLDRIHGQ